The following coding sequences are from one Epilithonimonas vandammei window:
- the mgtE gene encoding magnesium transporter gives MNAADVAETLSKLPAEERILQFLKLPKSEKAEVFSHLDPDFQEDTIRSIASHEVSDILNEMSPDDRTQLFEDFPDELIKYSINLLNPQERRVALKLLGYEADSIARLMTPYYVQIRKEWTVKRCFQQIKKVGKKVETLNFLYVVDERNRLIDDITIGSLLLADEEQMISELCDNQFVAITTTTSKENAVPYFEKYDRSALPIITENGVLVGIVTIDDILDQIEQQNTEDIQKFGGLEALDVPYTQTSLLEMVKKRGMWLIILFFSEMLTASAMGYFEDEIQKAVVLALFVPLIISSGGNSGSQAATLIIRAMALQEIGLKDWWYVMKKEIFTGLFLGSILGIIGFLRIMIWHEIGLFNYGDYWAFVGLSVGVSLIAIVLWGTLSGSMVPFILKKLKLDPATSSAPFVATLVDVTGLIIYFSVAGLFLTGKLL, from the coding sequence TTGAACGCTGCGGACGTCGCAGAAACTCTGAGCAAATTGCCCGCAGAGGAACGCATCCTGCAGTTTCTGAAACTTCCGAAATCTGAAAAGGCGGAAGTATTCTCGCATTTGGATCCTGACTTTCAGGAAGATACCATCAGAAGTATCGCAAGCCACGAAGTTTCTGACATTCTGAACGAGATGTCTCCCGATGACAGAACTCAGCTATTTGAAGATTTTCCCGATGAACTTATAAAATATTCCATTAACCTGCTGAATCCGCAGGAAAGACGCGTGGCACTGAAACTTCTCGGTTACGAGGCAGATTCCATTGCGCGTCTGATGACTCCTTATTATGTCCAGATCCGAAAAGAATGGACGGTTAAAAGATGTTTTCAGCAGATTAAAAAAGTAGGGAAAAAAGTAGAGACGCTCAATTTTCTTTATGTGGTAGATGAGCGAAACCGCCTGATAGATGATATCACGATTGGCTCTCTTTTGCTGGCAGATGAAGAACAGATGATATCAGAACTGTGTGACAATCAGTTCGTAGCAATCACCACAACAACTTCCAAAGAAAATGCGGTTCCGTATTTTGAAAAATATGACCGAAGTGCACTTCCAATCATTACGGAAAATGGAGTCTTGGTGGGCATTGTGACCATAGACGATATCTTGGATCAGATCGAACAGCAGAATACGGAAGACATCCAAAAATTTGGTGGTCTGGAAGCGCTGGATGTTCCTTACACCCAGACTTCTTTGCTAGAAATGGTAAAGAAGAGAGGAATGTGGCTGATTATTTTATTTTTTTCAGAAATGCTCACCGCTTCGGCAATGGGTTATTTTGAGGATGAAATACAGAAAGCGGTTGTACTGGCATTGTTTGTCCCGTTGATTATTTCCAGTGGCGGAAATTCTGGGTCACAGGCTGCAACATTGATTATCCGTGCAATGGCACTTCAGGAAATTGGACTGAAAGACTGGTGGTACGTGATGAAAAAAGAAATCTTTACAGGATTATTTTTAGGAAGTATCCTTGGGATTATCGGCTTTTTGAGAATTATGATCTGGCACGAAATAGGATTGTTTAACTATGGAGATTACTGGGCATTTGTAGGTTTGAGTGTTGGAGTTTCACTCATTGCAATTGTTCTTTGGGGAACACTTTCCGGATCTATGGTTCCTTTCATTCTTAAAAAGCTGAAACTAGACCCTGCGACTTCTTCCGCACCTTTTGTGGCCACTTTAGTTGATGTAACTGGACTTATTATTTATTTCTCCGTTGCCGGATTATTCCTTACTGGAAAGCTTCTTTAG
- a CDS encoding pyruvate decarboxylase: MKKVLYPFYFYSALAFTLLSSCANFGDSLLYFNKNAKISKVKTVLYFNPEVFPDISEIKEATYSAFYTATSDQMKSMGNLKYLKVDTPISFDDVDTGTVKEICKNNNADIAVIPKVKYFKVGFGKYVFSNQVIVSMKLYNAEGDFVMEAAYDTYKGNGRMLGTAENSVIIGTKGALRKISKELKNRSASTHKPI, encoded by the coding sequence ATGAAAAAAGTACTCTACCCCTTCTATTTTTATTCGGCTCTTGCTTTCACTCTCCTATCTTCCTGTGCAAATTTTGGAGACAGCCTTCTGTACTTTAACAAAAACGCAAAAATATCCAAGGTTAAAACAGTTCTTTATTTCAATCCTGAAGTTTTTCCTGATATTTCTGAAATCAAAGAGGCTACTTACTCTGCTTTTTACACAGCCACTTCGGACCAGATGAAATCTATGGGAAATCTAAAATATCTTAAAGTAGATACACCTATTTCTTTTGATGATGTAGACACTGGTACGGTAAAAGAAATCTGCAAAAATAATAATGCTGATATCGCAGTTATTCCTAAAGTGAAATATTTCAAAGTCGGTTTTGGAAAATATGTTTTTTCTAATCAGGTTATTGTAAGCATGAAGCTGTATAACGCTGAAGGTGATTTTGTGATGGAAGCTGCTTATGATACTTACAAAGGAAATGGCAGAATGCTTGGAACTGCAGAAAACTCAGTAATTATAGGTACGAAAGGTGCCTTAAGAAAAATCAGCAAAGAACTGAAAAACCGATCAGCAAGTACACATAAACCCATCTGA
- a CDS encoding PKD domain-containing protein: MKTIITKLSVFCLVFLLSSFLKAQGEELYPYRGGNADGFSTESVENNTCGAPFHLFAYFGGNGDGASLETIADNATCGTPYHHFAYFGGNGDGATVETLETLNCATPYHFYAYFGGNGDGFANDKTEDVCSINPPVANFVADKTNVCVGQTVVFTDTSTNRPTGWNWTFSGGSPATATTKTVNVNYNTPGLYQVKLVVANYNGTDTMTKAGYINVVTDCSSLGMENIKIDKVIVFPNPAKDVLYLQSPKEVQKIEIFDMSGRKILQKNVNKKEDQINIEILKSGIYILKTYTDNSSQTFKIIKKDSKLITINFELPTYRQFFFYYNVKFS; this comes from the coding sequence ATGAAAACAATTATAACCAAACTATCGGTTTTCTGTCTCGTCTTTCTGCTCAGTTCTTTTCTAAAGGCTCAGGGTGAGGAACTCTATCCTTATCGGGGAGGAAATGCAGATGGATTTTCAACAGAGTCGGTAGAAAATAATACTTGCGGAGCACCTTTCCATCTGTTCGCCTATTTTGGCGGGAATGGAGATGGCGCATCTTTAGAAACAATTGCAGACAATGCGACGTGTGGAACCCCGTACCATCATTTTGCCTACTTTGGCGGCAACGGAGATGGGGCAACAGTAGAAACCCTGGAAACTCTGAATTGCGCAACACCATATCATTTTTATGCTTATTTTGGAGGTAATGGAGATGGTTTTGCAAACGACAAAACTGAAGATGTTTGCTCAATTAATCCTCCTGTAGCAAACTTTGTAGCGGACAAGACAAACGTATGTGTAGGACAGACCGTAGTTTTTACTGATACCTCCACAAACAGGCCAACAGGTTGGAACTGGACGTTTTCGGGTGGATCTCCTGCTACTGCGACAACAAAAACAGTAAATGTAAACTACAATACTCCTGGATTGTATCAAGTGAAGTTAGTAGTAGCCAATTATAATGGAACAGATACGATGACGAAAGCAGGTTATATTAATGTGGTGACGGATTGTTCTTCCTTAGGAATGGAAAATATAAAAATTGACAAAGTAATTGTATTTCCAAATCCTGCAAAAGACGTATTATATCTTCAGTCTCCGAAAGAAGTCCAAAAAATAGAAATATTTGACATGTCCGGAAGAAAAATTTTGCAAAAAAATGTAAATAAAAAAGAAGACCAAATTAATATTGAGATATTAAAATCAGGTATCTATATTCTTAAAACCTATACAGATAACTCTTCACAAACCTTTAAGATTATTAAAAAAGATTCAAAATTAATAACCATCAATTTTGAACTGCCTACTTATAGGCAGTTTTTTTTTTATTATAATGTTAAATTTTCTTAA
- a CDS encoding DUF7935 family protein yields MFDSDYLPYAVAAIIAFPFLVFAKQFVNAFVRLKKQEINFLATKSNNEIKFHALERMTLFLERLKPSNLVMKFDKNLKPHEFVYLTEKNINEEFEYNVSQQLYISRSSWQDIVTSKNNVTQLLRKTYEELNENSGLEDFKTVFLMSYVNSEDYISDTIENLRKELNKII; encoded by the coding sequence ATGTTTGATTCAGATTATTTACCTTACGCTGTTGCAGCTATCATCGCTTTTCCATTTTTGGTTTTTGCAAAACAGTTTGTGAATGCCTTTGTAAGGCTCAAAAAACAGGAAATTAATTTTCTAGCTACCAAATCCAATAATGAAATAAAATTCCATGCTCTGGAAAGAATGACACTATTTCTGGAGCGTTTGAAACCTTCTAACCTCGTCATGAAGTTTGACAAAAATCTGAAGCCGCACGAGTTTGTGTACCTCACAGAAAAAAACATCAATGAAGAATTCGAATATAACGTTTCCCAGCAATTGTACATTTCAAGATCTTCTTGGCAGGATATTGTAACAAGTAAAAATAATGTCACGCAACTTTTGAGGAAAACCTATGAAGAGCTGAATGAAAACTCTGGATTGGAAGATTTCAAAACAGTATTTCTGATGAGCTATGTAAATTCGGAAGATTATATCTCAGACACTATCGAAAATCTAAGAAAAGAACTAAACAAAATAATATAA
- a CDS encoding SUMF1/EgtB/PvdO family nonheme iron enzyme, with protein sequence MKSLNYFKKVAIAAIGLFAVNIQANNLKITGTSVDTSAGTVTFNIQWDNSWRTNIAPANYDAVWVFLKYQDCADKLWKHANLSVTSSDHSTASPLKIDAVTDGKGVFVYRSAIGGGNISSTSVTLKMNVAAANYENYNFKVFGVEMVNIPQGSFWIGDTTNAGFGISPTYNYQVTAENSNITTSSLGTGNSAPSTFPKGFKSFYSMKYEITQEQYVEFLNTLTYGQQARRSVANPDSATGTFAFADASRNGIKIKVPGSNASTPAVYGCDLTAGDFDDLNDGQNIAMGYQSWSDFTAYLDWSALRPMSELEFEKITRGPLASVAGEYAWGTTSLTYVVPGGILNSGLANEGYNSVTNGRANYEKLSGYVPVSLGGATKVGFTATGSSGRTSASAAYYGAMEMSGNVHEFTVNTKTGGSTFTGVLGDGELSNIAATDGDSNQLNWPDNTGVIFRGGGFEGASGYSGDNSLSLRISDRTQGAPTASTSRGPSYGGRGVR encoded by the coding sequence ATGAAATCATTAAACTACTTCAAAAAAGTTGCAATCGCTGCAATCGGTTTATTTGCTGTAAATATTCAGGCAAATAATTTAAAAATTACTGGTACAAGTGTTGATACGAGTGCCGGAACGGTTACTTTTAACATCCAATGGGATAACAGCTGGAGAACGAATATTGCTCCTGCCAATTACGATGCGGTCTGGGTATTTCTTAAATACCAAGATTGTGCAGATAAACTTTGGAAACACGCCAACCTAAGTGTTACATCATCGGATCATTCTACTGCTTCGCCACTTAAAATAGATGCTGTTACAGATGGTAAAGGTGTTTTTGTTTACAGAAGTGCAATAGGTGGTGGCAACATCTCCTCTACTTCCGTGACACTTAAGATGAACGTAGCGGCTGCGAATTATGAAAATTATAACTTCAAAGTTTTCGGTGTAGAAATGGTCAATATCCCGCAGGGAAGTTTTTGGATTGGCGATACAACTAATGCAGGTTTTGGTATAAGTCCAACTTATAACTATCAGGTAACTGCCGAAAATTCTAATATTACCACAAGTTCTTTAGGAACAGGAAATTCTGCACCTTCTACTTTCCCGAAAGGTTTCAAGAGTTTCTACAGTATGAAATATGAGATCACACAAGAGCAATATGTAGAATTCCTTAATACACTCACTTACGGACAACAGGCGAGAAGATCTGTTGCTAATCCTGACTCTGCAACGGGAACTTTTGCCTTTGCAGATGCAAGCAGAAATGGAATTAAAATAAAAGTACCGGGAAGTAATGCTTCTACTCCGGCTGTCTATGGCTGCGATCTTACAGCAGGTGATTTTGATGACCTGAATGACGGACAAAATATTGCAATGGGCTATCAGAGCTGGTCAGATTTTACAGCCTATCTTGATTGGTCTGCACTGAGACCAATGTCTGAACTGGAATTTGAAAAAATAACCAGAGGTCCACTTGCATCTGTTGCAGGGGAATATGCCTGGGGAACAACTTCTCTTACTTATGTTGTACCTGGCGGTATTCTTAATTCCGGATTGGCAAATGAAGGCTATAATTCTGTAACAAACGGAAGAGCAAATTATGAGAAATTGAGTGGGTATGTACCTGTCTCACTGGGTGGTGCTACGAAAGTAGGATTCACAGCCACCGGATCTTCCGGCAGAACATCTGCATCTGCGGCATATTATGGCGCTATGGAAATGAGTGGCAACGTTCACGAATTCACAGTCAATACAAAAACAGGTGGAAGCACTTTTACAGGTGTTTTAGGAGATGGCGAACTATCCAATATAGCTGCGACAGATGGAGATTCCAACCAATTAAACTGGCCGGATAATACCGGAGTAATTTTCAGAGGCGGTGGTTTTGAAGGCGCAAGTGGTTATAGCGGCGATAATTCTTTGTCATTAAGAATTTCTGACAGAACGCAAGGTGCGCCAACTGCTTCCACATCTAGAGGCCCAAGCTACGGCGGACGAGGTGTAAGATAA
- a CDS encoding inorganic pyrophosphatase, with amino-acid sequence MIPNFKAHPWHGISAGEKAPEVVNVFVEIVPTDTIKYEVDKETGYLKVDRPQKFSNIIPALYGFIPRTYCEEEVKNLAVATGATDVTEGDHDPLDICVLSSHSITSGNILMEAIPIGGFQMIDKGEADDKIIAVLVEDQVYGHIRDISELPKAEVNRLLHYFLSYKNLPTEPAKVKIDLVYGAEHAKKVILASQKDYTDNYAK; translated from the coding sequence ATGATTCCTAATTTTAAAGCACATCCTTGGCACGGGATCTCTGCCGGAGAAAAAGCGCCTGAGGTGGTAAACGTTTTTGTAGAAATTGTTCCTACAGATACTATAAAATATGAAGTAGACAAGGAAACAGGATATCTGAAAGTAGATCGTCCTCAGAAATTTTCCAATATCATTCCAGCATTGTATGGATTTATCCCGAGAACATATTGCGAAGAAGAAGTAAAAAATCTTGCAGTGGCTACAGGTGCTACAGACGTTACAGAAGGAGACCACGATCCGTTGGATATTTGCGTTTTGAGCTCCCACAGTATCACTTCTGGAAACATTTTGATGGAAGCTATTCCAATCGGTGGATTCCAGATGATTGACAAAGGAGAAGCAGATGATAAGATTATCGCTGTATTGGTAGAAGATCAGGTTTACGGACACATCAGAGATATTTCGGAATTACCAAAAGCAGAAGTCAATCGTTTGCTTCACTATTTTCTGAGTTATAAAAACTTGCCAACTGAACCTGCAAAAGTTAAAATCGACTTGGTTTATGGGGCAGAACACGCTAAAAAAGTGATTTTAGCTTCACAAAAAGATTACACGGACAATTACGCTAAGTAA
- the radC gene encoding RadC family protein yields MSIKSLAEDDRPREKFLLKGKAAVSDSELLAIIMGSGNREESAVELARRILNSVENNWHRLSQLNIKDLMKFKGVGEAKAISIATALEIGNRKSQQEVLERQQITSSREAFEILQPHLSDLQTEEFWVIFLNHQNKILYKNCLFRGGIASSVADVRVIFKTAIEHFSTGIIIAHNHPAGSLKPSQQDINITNKIKEAGKLLDIELLDHLIIAQNKFYSFKEEGIL; encoded by the coding sequence TTGAGCATAAAATCCCTTGCGGAAGACGACCGCCCAAGAGAAAAATTCCTGCTGAAAGGAAAAGCTGCAGTTTCGGATTCGGAACTGTTAGCCATCATTATGGGCAGTGGAAATCGTGAGGAGTCCGCTGTTGAATTGGCAAGAAGAATTTTAAATTCGGTGGAAAACAATTGGCACAGACTAAGTCAGCTCAACATAAAAGATCTGATGAAATTTAAAGGCGTAGGCGAGGCCAAAGCCATTTCTATCGCTACTGCTCTGGAAATTGGAAACAGGAAATCTCAGCAGGAAGTTTTAGAAAGACAACAAATTACTAGCAGCCGAGAGGCTTTTGAGATACTGCAGCCTCATCTTTCTGACTTGCAAACGGAAGAATTCTGGGTTATTTTTTTAAACCATCAGAATAAAATCCTCTATAAAAACTGTCTTTTCCGTGGCGGAATTGCAAGTTCTGTTGCTGATGTACGAGTTATTTTCAAGACAGCTATCGAGCATTTTTCTACCGGCATTATCATCGCTCATAATCATCCAGCTGGTAGTTTGAAGCCTAGTCAACAAGACATTAATATTACCAATAAAATAAAGGAAGCCGGAAAACTGCTGGATATCGAATTGCTAGATCATCTGATTATTGCTCAGAATAAATTTTACAGTTTCAAAGAAGAAGGGATTTTATGA
- a CDS encoding ABC transporter ATP-binding protein has protein sequence MIRAKNIHKFYGTLEVLKGVDIHIKSSEVISIVGESGAGKSTLLQILGTLDKPSEIDKFNTEIALDGNSYLKMKDKELSKFRNKNIGFVFQNHQLLPEFTALENVLLPTRIAGIAEKTVIEKAHSLFEDLNIAARLHHKPSELSGGEAQRVAVARALINSPKIIFADEPTGNLDSKNADALHQLFFDLRDKYQQTFVIVTHNPILAESTDRKLVMKDGQIINNL, from the coding sequence ATGATTCGAGCAAAAAATATACATAAATTCTACGGAACACTGGAGGTTCTGAAAGGTGTTGATATCCATATCAAATCAAGCGAAGTGATTTCCATTGTTGGAGAATCCGGGGCCGGAAAATCAACGCTACTGCAGATTTTAGGAACACTGGATAAACCTTCGGAAATTGACAAATTCAATACTGAAATCGCTTTAGACGGCAATTCTTACCTTAAAATGAAAGATAAAGAATTGTCAAAATTCCGTAACAAAAATATCGGTTTCGTATTTCAGAATCATCAGCTTTTACCTGAGTTTACAGCACTTGAAAATGTTTTGCTTCCTACCAGAATTGCCGGTATTGCCGAAAAAACAGTAATCGAAAAGGCGCATTCACTATTTGAGGATTTAAACATTGCCGCCAGACTGCATCATAAACCATCCGAACTTTCCGGAGGTGAAGCGCAAAGGGTTGCTGTTGCAAGAGCATTAATCAATTCTCCAAAAATTATATTTGCCGATGAACCGACGGGAAACCTGGACTCTAAAAATGCTGATGCACTTCACCAGTTATTTTTTGATTTGAGGGATAAATACCAGCAGACCTTTGTAATCGTGACGCACAATCCTATTCTCGCAGAGAGCACAGACAGGAAGCTGGTGATGAAAGACGGACAGATTATCAACAATCTCTAA